The window GAGCGTAATGAGGGTTATGCTTCTATAGGGAAGGTGTGCTGGTTGTTGGGTAAGCAGTTGTCTATCAAAGAGAAAATCACCAACTTACAGCGCGCGTTTATTAAGTGGCACCCATCTTGGGGGAATTATTTAATTTATTTAGATACAGAACAAGAAAACATTAAGCTACTATATCACATACAAGAATTTGTTTTTACTCACGAAGTCTTTTTTTCAGAGTTAAATCTAACACCAGACGAGTTATTGTTGTTTATGTTGGACGGTAAATATCATCGTCAGTTATTTCATCAGTGGCGGTATTCACTAAAGGAGATCTATCTTGATCAAGCACATACGATTAAGCGGGCTTTATTTAGTCGTAAGAAAGAAGTGATGGCTATTCAACGTTTGTTGTATTTAGAGGGGTATCATTTAAGTGCCCTGCATCCGATGATTTTATTGCCAAGCTTGGTATCGGACACATCATTTGATAATGAGATTATACACCGAATTAAGTTTATAAAACAGATTGCCACGCAACCTATTATTACCAAAGAAGAACTACGATTGTATTGTCATGAGTTGTCACAAGAGAGTCAAATGAAATTTAGAGAATGGTTGCGTTTATTAGTCGAAGTCTCATTGTTGAAGATAGAGTCTCATCAATTGAGAGTCATACAACCAATAAATATCATGATGACAGAGGAAGAAATTCAATTATTTGTTGAAAAAAATTTAAATAATAGGGTGTTTGTTAGTCGATTGCCTCATAATGTGGTATCATAATTATTATCATATAGTGAGAGAGGAATGAGAATTAAATGAGTGAACCGAAACGATTACCAAAACGCGAGGAATTAGATGAAGCGTTGACATGGGACTTAACGAAAATTTTTGCAACAGATGAGGATTTTGAAGCAAGCTATACGGCTTTTGAGAAAAAAATCCCTGAAGTGAAACAATATCAAGGCACATTAAAAGAAGGAGCAGGCCAATTTTTAGCGGCTATTGAAGCAACCTTAGAACTGACACGTGAATTGGAAACAATGTATGTATACACAAGTATGAAGAACGACCAAGACACAGCGAACACCAAATATCAAGGGATGTCTGGTAAAATGAGTGGCTTGGTAGCTAAAGCTTCAGAAGCTATTTCATGGTTTGAACCTGAAATGTTACAATTAACAGATGAAGAAATCTGGGCTTACGTTGAAGAAGAACCAAAACTTGAAGTGTACCGTCAAATGATTAAATCAACTTTAGCAGAACGTGCGCATGTTTTATCAGAAAAAGAAGAAGCATTGTTAGCGGGTGCAGGTGAGATTTTTGGTACAGCAGGGGATACGTTTGCTATTTTAAATAATGCGGATTTGAAATTTCCGATTATTGAAGGTGAAGAAGGCGAAGCTATTCAGTTATCGCATGGTGTTTATGGTCAATTAATGGAAAGTGTGAAGCCTGAAGTCCGTGAAGCGGCATTTAAAGGTTTATACAGTGTATACGAGCAATTCCAACACACGTTTGCGACGACTTTATCAAGTAATGTTAAAGTACATAACTATAAAGCAAAAGCACGTAACTATCCATCTGCTCGTGCAGCAGCTTTAGCAGGCAATCATATTCCAGAAAGCGTATATGATACGTTAATCGAGGTTGTACATAAACACTTACCATTATTACATCGCTATGTTGCGTTACGTAAAAAAATGATGGGTGTCGATGAGTTACATATGTATGATATGTATACGCCTATTTTAGGAGATGCCCCTATTCGTTATACTTATGAAGAATCGGTTGAAAAATCAAAAGAAGCGTTAAAACCATTAGGTGAAGAATATGGTAAAGTAGTAGAAGAAGCTTATACGAATCGCTGGGTTGATGTAGTTGAAAATCAAGGGAAACGTAGTGGTGCGTATTCTTCAGGCGCCTACGATACTGCACCTTACATTTTAATGAACTGGCACGATAGTTTGGATCAACTATATACATTGGTTCATGAAATGGGGCATAGTGTGCATAGTTATTTCACACGCAGTAATCAACCGTATGTTTATGGAGACTATTCAATTTTCTTAGCGGAAATTGCGTCAACAACCAATGAAAATATCTTAACAGAGCACTTATTAGCCACTGAAACAGATCCTAAAGTCCGTGCCTTCATCTTGAATCGTTACCTAGATGGTTTCAAAGGAACCGTTTTCCGTCAAACACAGTTTGCAGAATTTGAACACTTTATTCATGTAGAAGATGCTAAAGGAACACCATTAACAAGTGAATTCTTAAGTGATTATTATGCGAATTTAAATGCTAATTATTATGGACCAGCTGTAGAAAAAGATGCAGAAATTGCGCTAGAGTGGTCTCGTATTCCTCATTTTTACTATAATTACTATGTTTACCAATACTCAACAGGTTTTGCGGCAGCATCAGCGTTAGCTGCTAAAATTGTGGTTGGTGAAGAAGGTGCCTTAGATAACTATCTAACTTATCTAAAAGCTGGACGTAGTGATTATCCAATTGATATCATGAAAAAAGCCGGTGTTGATATGACACAAGCCAATTATTTAGAAGATGCTATGAAAGTATTTGAAACAAGATTAAACGAATTTGAAGCGTTAATCGATCAATTATAATCATAGACTATAACCAATTCATCATCCCGTGATGAAAAATAAGAGCGATGCCTTTTTATGGCATCGCTCTTGTTTTTTGTTTAAATAAAATCAACGAGTTCTTCAATTGTAATAGTCGGATTTAATGATTGGATGACGGGACAATGTTTTGATACCAAGCGTAAGGCACGTGTGGCACGGTCTTGTAAGTCTTCTTCAATGGTCACATGAAAGGTCATGCTAATAGAAGAAATTGGATTAGGAGCATGTTCCATGTCTCGTTCATAATTAATGGTTACTTTGTGGAACGTATAGGGGATTTTTGAGTTTTCCAAAACGCTTTGGTAAACATAAGCCCCACAAGCTCCAGTCGCTGCGACTAAACTTTGTACAGGTGAATAGCCTTCTTCACGTAGTAACACCCAATTACCTTGTGCTAAAGGTAATTCCATTCCTTTAGTTCCTTGTACTAACTCTAATGTTTCTTGACTCATTTAGATATCCTCCTTTAAAACAAAGTGTTCCGGACTGACTTCGGTCCAGTAACCTTCGTTTGAAATGTTTGTATTTGATAATGCAGGTGATGTTTGGTTAAATGCCTGACTAGCCAAGGCAGGATCTGCTACAGGAATTGCTGATAGTAGTTTTTTTGTATAGGCATGCTGTGGCTGTTCAAATAGTTTATCAGTTGGTCCTAATTCTACCAATTTACCTAAATACATAACAGCGATTCGATCTGAAATATAGCGAACCATGGATAAATCATGTGAGATAAAGAGATACGTTAAGCCTAGTGACGCTTGTAACTCAACGAGCAAATTAATGATTTGAGCTTGAATCGATACGTCAAGAGCTGAAATAGGTTCATCACACAAAATAAAGTCAGGGTTCATTACCACGGCACGTGCAATCCCGATACGTTGACGTTGCCCACCGCTAAACTCGCGTGGATATTTATGAATTGCGTCACCTTCAATTCCTACTTTGTTTAGCATCTCAAGGGCACGTTGATGCGCTTCTTGCTTGTCATAGTGTAAACTTAGCGGTTCGATGACTTGTTCGATAGCAGTTCTTTTTGGGTTAAGGGATGCATAAGGATCTTGAAAAATAATTTGCATGCGTTGTTGAATTTCACGTTTATCTTTGGCATTCAGATTAGTAATATCAATGCCATCAAAGAAGATTTTTCCACCCGTTGCGTGTTCTAGTTGTAAAATAGTTCGTCCTAATGTGGTTTTACCACTACCAGATTCACCTACTAGGCCTAATGTTTCACCTTTTTTTATGGTAAACGATACATCATCAACTGCTTTAAGTGTTTCAGTGACACGTCCCAACGTTTTTTTTATTGGAAAATGTTTACTTACTGATTCTAAGCGAATTAATTCATTAGTCATAAGCTACCTCCTTTGTTAACGCTAAATAGCGATGCGTTGGGCTTACTTTTTTGAAAGTATGCTCATGTTGCATGAACGCCTGTAATGCTTGGTGGTTAATAGCGTAAAGTTTGTCTGATTTATCACCTGTAGGAATGGCTTTTAATAATTCTTTTGTATAGAGATGTTGAGGATTAGCGAAGACTTCTTCGGTTAGCCCTTCTTCTACAATTTTTCCTTGATACATTACTTTTATTTCGTCACACATACTAGCAATAATACCAAAATCATGACTCACTAATACCATAGAAAGGGATTCTTCTTTTTGAATCTGTTTGATTAAGGTCAATATTTGGGCTTGAATTGTAACGTCAAGGGCAGTGGTCGGTTCGTCCGCAATTAATAATTCTGGTTTAGCCAGAAGAGCCATTGCAATCATCACACGTTGACGCATACCACCAGATAATTCGTGTGGGTATTGTTTCAAACGTTTCGCTGGATAAGTAATTCCTACTTTTTCTAGTTCAGCTTCAGCAAGTTTTAGTGCTTGTCTTTTTGACATGTGCTGGAAACGTTGGATGACTTCGACTAAATGATAGCCAATCGTGCGTAATGGATTAAGAGCAGTCATAGGGTCTTGGAATATCATAGAAGCAGGTAGTCGCTTGTGAAAGTCAACGGGTTCTTCATTAAATCTGAAAGAAGCCATATGAGCGTCTAAACTTTCTGGTAAAATCGACATGATAGCTTTCATTGTTAAACTTTTACCACTACCAGATTCACCCACTACACCAGTGATTTTCCCTTTGGTAATAGTTAAATCAATTCCATGAATCAATTCGGTAGGTGGTTGGTTCTTTTTATGTGTCTGAATGGTTAAATTTTTGATGGTTATAATCTTTGACATTATTTAAGCCTCCTCAACTGAAGCAATGTCGCGTAAGAAATTGCCTAATGTGTTAAATGAATAAACGGTAAAGATAATAAATAGTCCTGGAAGAACGGCCATATGTGGTGCTCGTTGCAAACTACTTTGTGCATTTTGAAGCAAACTTCCCCAAGAAGCCATGGGTTGTTGAATCCCAACGCCTAGGAAACTTAACGCTGATTCTGTCATAATAGCACCTGAAATGTTCATAGTAGCCGCGATAATTAATGTGGGTAATACATTAGGAAGAATATGTCGCGTGATAATTGTTAAGGGTTTAATACCAATAAAATTAGAGTAGACTACATATTCACGTTCCTTGGCTGATAATGTTTCGGCTCGTACTAAACGGGCAGTAGACATCCATGAGAAACAACCGATAACAATAATGATGGTAATTAATCCTGGTTTCATAAAGACACTTAGCACGATGACGAGAACCATCCAAGGAATACTTGAAAGAACATCCACAATACGCATGAAGACACCATCAACTATTCCACCAAAATAGCCTGATACTAAGCCAATCACTGTTCCAATAAAGGTCGAAGCAATCATGGCTAATATACCGACTAATAAAGAAATACGTCCACCATGAACTACACGAATAAAGTAGTCACGACCCACTTCATCTGTTCCGAATAAATGCGCTAAACTAGGCATAGCTGACATGTTGCTAACGTCTGTTTTGTTGGGGTCGATAGGAATAAATGGCGCTGCCAAACTCAACATAATAAGAAAGGTAAGAAAGCCAATAGCTAACCAATAGGTCGGCGTGTTTGTTAGAACTTTTTTGATTCGTTTAAGAGTGATCATTAGTTAGTACCTCCTGCTTGACGAATACGAGGGTCCACTAAACGATAAAGAACATCGGATAGAAGGTTTCCTAAAATAACTAGCGTTGCGGATAACAACATAATCGCCATAATAACGGGATAATCTAACGCCTTCGTTGCGCTCATCATATAAGGTCCCACACCAGGCCAACCAAAAATACTTTCAGAAATAATCGCGCCTGTTACTAACATAGGTAGAGCTTGGCCAATTTGTGTAACGACAGGAATTAAGACATTTCGACTAATATGTTTCATAAAAATCTCTCTTTTTGTTGAACCAAATGCTTGTTGCACTATGACGTAGTCTTCATTTAACTGAGAAATTGCAGAATTACGAATATAGCGTGTTAAATCTGGGAAGAACGCAACGGTTAGAACTAAATAGGGCATAAAGAAGTGTTTTAAAAAATCTCCGACTGTTGGTGTCTGTCCAATGGTATTCATTCCAATAATTGGGAAAAGATTCAATTTGTATCCTAAGAAATAAATTAAAATCATCGCAAACCAAAAAGTAGGGGTAGCAATCCCGATAGAGCAAATGCCATCGATAAGTTTGTCTAGCCATTTCCCTTTATTAGCGGCAGCAAGAAGTCCAAATATCATGGATAATACTAACGCTGTTAAATAAGCAGGAATGATAAGTTTCATCGTATTAGGAATACGTGTAGCTAATTCAGCGGAAATACTTTGTTGGTTAAGCAAGGAATACCCCATGTTTCCTTTCAAAAGTTCACTTAACCATTTCACATATTGGACTAAAAAGGGTTGATCTAATCCATACCGTTGCTTCATCAATTCAACCGTTTCAACGGACATATTAGGCGTGACAATTGCATCAATCGCATCATACGGAGCTAGATGAATCAAAAAGAAAACGATAAATGAAATCACAAATAATAGCGGAATCAATTGCAATAATCGTTTGATAATATATTTAATCATGTGGAACTCCTTTCAAATGAAAAAACAGCACAATAATCAGGATTATTGTGCTGTTAATCGAACTCATTATTTTAAAGAAATTTTTGATAAATCTTCAAATGAGTAAATTGGAACTAAACGTGCCTCTTCAATGCCTTGAATATTTTTGCTTGCTGCTAAAATTTTCTTGTTGTCTACAATAGGGTAAACGATAGCATCTTCATTAATGGTTGCTTGTAATTCGGCGTAAATTTCTTTACGTTTGTTTTCATCTAATTCAACTGCACCTTGTTCAAATAGGGCGTCTGCTTTTTCGCTAGCATAATTGAAATAGTTAGCGCCAGCACCAGATTTATATAAAGAAGCATATAAGTCTGGGTCATTCCCCATAATATATCCACCAAGGAACATGTCATACTTAGTTGAACCAGGGTTTCTTAGTTCAGTAAAGATGGCAGCTGCATCCCCACCGGCTAATTCAACGTTAATTCCAACAGCTTGTAATTGTTGTTGGATTAAGGTAGCTTGTAAAGTTTGTTCTGGGTTATCAGAACCGTAAGCTAAATTGATTGTTAAATCAGTTACACCAGCTTCTGATAATAATTGTTTTGATTTTTCAACATTTTGTGCGTAAGTTTCTACGTTTGTTGTCGCAAACGGATTATTTGGAGGCAAAATAGTGTTAGGCGTGTTATAGAATTCTTCTGACAAGTAGGCTGCTTTGTTCATGTCTTCTTTATTTAGGGCAAAGAAGATTGCTTGGCGTACTTTTTGATCGCTTAATTTATCAGAATTTAAGTTTAATCCCATATAACCGACACGATTCTCACTGTAAGAAAATGTGTTAAGGTTGTTGTTTTTTAAATCTTCAATATCACTTGGTAATACCATTGAAGCATCGACTTCGCCTTTTTGTAAAGCTACTTTAGTAGTATCCGCATTGGTAATAATACGTAAGGTAACATTTTTAACGCCAACTTCCCCACCGTAGTAGTTAGGGTTTGCTTTGAATTGTAAATATTCACCACGTTTATATTCAGATAATACATAAGGACCAGTTCCTACTTCATTCCCATCTGCTAATTCAGCACCTGAAAAATCGATTTCTTCTTGGCCTTCATATAAATGTTCAGGCATGATATACGTTTCAGTTGCAATGTTATTAGCTGCTGCTGCACTTACTTTAGGAAAATTGAATTTAACAGTATGTTCATCTACTTTTTCTGTTTTGACAGGCTCATCACCGATCCACAAAGCATCAGCATTTCCGTTTTCTTTTAATACTTTATTTTCATAAGTAAAGACAACGTCATCTGCGGTAAAAGCTTCACCATCAGACCATTTAACGTTTTCTTTTAAGTGAACAGTCACTGATTTACCACCATCAGTTGTTTCCATGCTGTCCGCAAGTTCGTACTTTAATGATCCATCTTCTTCGACACGTACTAAAGGTGAATAAATCATATTAGTAGCAGTTAGCCCCCAACGGTCGCTAACGTTAATAGGATTTAATGAGGTTGGATCGCCACTAATTGCATATGTAAAGGTATCTTTTGTTGTTTCATTGTTTGAGATTGTTTGGTCATCGTTAGTGCCACATGCAGTTAATACCAATAACCCTATTGTTGCAACGACGGATGAACCTAAAAACTTTTTCTTCATTATTTACTACATTCCTTTCCCTAATAAAACATTAATAAAACTTTTTTGCTTAGTTTTGGTAAGCATTGACGAAATTATAACATACAAAAAATCAAAATCTTCATAATTTGTCTCATTTGTACAAAATAGGAACATTTACGATTTGTGTTGTACATAATATGTTCATTAAAGGTAAAGGAGTGGTACAATTGATAGTGAAAAGGAAAAAGAAAAACGTTTTTATAACAAAAAAAGGTGTGACAAACGTCTGTCACAACCTCGACTAACTTCAAAAGAAATTAAAGATTAGGGATTTAATTTTGCTTGCATGGCACGTTGGATTTTATTAGGTGTGTGGCGTCTAGGGATGTGATGCTGTGCTAACAGAGTCAAGAAAAAACGTTCACCGTCTTCGTAGTTACTAGCTTCTATTTCTAATTCAACATCATGTTGTCCATGATACCAACTTTCATCAAGAACAATGAGGATGTCCGGTGTCAGTTGCTTTTCTATTCGTTTAGTTTTTAAAGAGGCGAAGACATCAACGGATGAATGGTTCATTCCAAACGTTTTTAATTTCATCTCTAATTCTTTTTTTTCGGGTAATTGTTGATCCGTCATAAACATTAAACATTCTTCCGTTGTTAATGGA is drawn from Vagococcus xieshaowenii and contains these coding sequences:
- a CDS encoding competence protein CoiA, whose amino-acid sequence is MLVAEMADGRIINIIEETRDTLLHKRGNKYYCPVCHKEMIIKIGAIKQAHFAHKHLYECQGVNEPETVEHIRGKALLYRWAIQKGLNVQLEYPMPQIDQRPDVWMEDRLAVEFQCSPLSIERLRERNEGYASIGKVCWLLGKQLSIKEKITNLQRAFIKWHPSWGNYLIYLDTEQENIKLLYHIQEFVFTHEVFFSELNLTPDELLLFMLDGKYHRQLFHQWRYSLKEIYLDQAHTIKRALFSRKKEVMAIQRLLYLEGYHLSALHPMILLPSLVSDTSFDNEIIHRIKFIKQIATQPIITKEELRLYCHELSQESQMKFREWLRLLVEVSLLKIESHQLRVIQPINIMMTEEEIQLFVEKNLNNRVFVSRLPHNVVS
- the pepF gene encoding oligoendopeptidase F, giving the protein MSEPKRLPKREELDEALTWDLTKIFATDEDFEASYTAFEKKIPEVKQYQGTLKEGAGQFLAAIEATLELTRELETMYVYTSMKNDQDTANTKYQGMSGKMSGLVAKASEAISWFEPEMLQLTDEEIWAYVEEEPKLEVYRQMIKSTLAERAHVLSEKEEALLAGAGEIFGTAGDTFAILNNADLKFPIIEGEEGEAIQLSHGVYGQLMESVKPEVREAAFKGLYSVYEQFQHTFATTLSSNVKVHNYKAKARNYPSARAAALAGNHIPESVYDTLIEVVHKHLPLLHRYVALRKKMMGVDELHMYDMYTPILGDAPIRYTYEESVEKSKEALKPLGEEYGKVVEEAYTNRWVDVVENQGKRSGAYSSGAYDTAPYILMNWHDSLDQLYTLVHEMGHSVHSYFTRSNQPYVYGDYSIFLAEIASTTNENILTEHLLATETDPKVRAFILNRYLDGFKGTVFRQTQFAEFEHFIHVEDAKGTPLTSEFLSDYYANLNANYYGPAVEKDAEIALEWSRIPHFYYNYYVYQYSTGFAAASALAAKIVVGEEGALDNYLTYLKAGRSDYPIDIMKKAGVDMTQANYLEDAMKVFETRLNEFEALIDQL
- a CDS encoding OsmC family protein codes for the protein MELPLAQGNWVLLREEGYSPVQSLVAATGACGAYVYQSVLENSKIPYTFHKVTINYERDMEHAPNPISSISMTFHVTIEEDLQDRATRALRLVSKHCPVIQSLNPTITIEELVDFI
- a CDS encoding ABC transporter ATP-binding protein: MTNELIRLESVSKHFPIKKTLGRVTETLKAVDDVSFTIKKGETLGLVGESGSGKTTLGRTILQLEHATGGKIFFDGIDITNLNAKDKREIQQRMQIIFQDPYASLNPKRTAIEQVIEPLSLHYDKQEAHQRALEMLNKVGIEGDAIHKYPREFSGGQRQRIGIARAVVMNPDFILCDEPISALDVSIQAQIINLLVELQASLGLTYLFISHDLSMVRYISDRIAVMYLGKLVELGPTDKLFEQPQHAYTKKLLSAIPVADPALASQAFNQTSPALSNTNISNEGYWTEVSPEHFVLKEDI
- a CDS encoding ABC transporter ATP-binding protein; amino-acid sequence: MMSKIITIKNLTIQTHKKNQPPTELIHGIDLTITKGKITGVVGESGSGKSLTMKAIMSILPESLDAHMASFRFNEEPVDFHKRLPASMIFQDPMTALNPLRTIGYHLVEVIQRFQHMSKRQALKLAEAELEKVGITYPAKRLKQYPHELSGGMRQRVMIAMALLAKPELLIADEPTTALDVTIQAQILTLIKQIQKEESLSMVLVSHDFGIIASMCDEIKVMYQGKIVEEGLTEEVFANPQHLYTKELLKAIPTGDKSDKLYAINHQALQAFMQHEHTFKKVSPTHRYLALTKEVAYD
- a CDS encoding ABC transporter permease encodes the protein MITLKRIKKVLTNTPTYWLAIGFLTFLIMLSLAAPFIPIDPNKTDVSNMSAMPSLAHLFGTDEVGRDYFIRVVHGGRISLLVGILAMIASTFIGTVIGLVSGYFGGIVDGVFMRIVDVLSSIPWMVLVIVLSVFMKPGLITIIIVIGCFSWMSTARLVRAETLSAKEREYVVYSNFIGIKPLTIITRHILPNVLPTLIIAATMNISGAIMTESALSFLGVGIQQPMASWGSLLQNAQSSLQRAPHMAVLPGLFIIFTVYSFNTLGNFLRDIASVEEA
- a CDS encoding ABC transporter permease — its product is MIKYIIKRLLQLIPLLFVISFIVFFLIHLAPYDAIDAIVTPNMSVETVELMKQRYGLDQPFLVQYVKWLSELLKGNMGYSLLNQQSISAELATRIPNTMKLIIPAYLTALVLSMIFGLLAAANKGKWLDKLIDGICSIGIATPTFWFAMILIYFLGYKLNLFPIIGMNTIGQTPTVGDFLKHFFMPYLVLTVAFFPDLTRYIRNSAISQLNEDYVIVQQAFGSTKREIFMKHISRNVLIPVVTQIGQALPMLVTGAIISESIFGWPGVGPYMMSATKALDYPVIMAIMLLSATLVILGNLLSDVLYRLVDPRIRQAGGTN
- a CDS encoding ABC transporter substrate-binding protein yields the protein MKKKFLGSSVVATIGLLVLTACGTNDDQTISNNETTKDTFTYAISGDPTSLNPINVSDRWGLTATNMIYSPLVRVEEDGSLKYELADSMETTDGGKSVTVHLKENVKWSDGEAFTADDVVFTYENKVLKENGNADALWIGDEPVKTEKVDEHTVKFNFPKVSAAAANNIATETYIMPEHLYEGQEEIDFSGAELADGNEVGTGPYVLSEYKRGEYLQFKANPNYYGGEVGVKNVTLRIITNADTTKVALQKGEVDASMVLPSDIEDLKNNNLNTFSYSENRVGYMGLNLNSDKLSDQKVRQAIFFALNKEDMNKAAYLSEEFYNTPNTILPPNNPFATTNVETYAQNVEKSKQLLSEAGVTDLTINLAYGSDNPEQTLQATLIQQQLQAVGINVELAGGDAAAIFTELRNPGSTKYDMFLGGYIMGNDPDLYASLYKSGAGANYFNYASEKADALFEQGAVELDENKRKEIYAELQATINEDAIVYPIVDNKKILAASKNIQGIEEARLVPIYSFEDLSKISLK
- a CDS encoding CYTH domain-containing protein — protein: MSEQIEIEFKNLLTQDEYRHLIKHFNLTNVPPIFQENIYLDTPDFKLKQHHAALRVRIKEHQQSEITLKTPIEKGLLETNIPLTTEECLMFMTDQQLPEKKELEMKLKTFGMNHSSVDVFASLKTKRIEKQLTPDILIVLDESWYHGQHDVELEIEASNYEDGERFFLTLLAQHHIPRRHTPNKIQRAMQAKLNP